The sequence TCCTACTCATCCATTTCTGGTTTCAAATTAGTGCATTGATCTTAGAGAACATCAATTTCATTTTGCTTGTGCAGTATTTtagttaatgaataaatattgatgGATCTAATATTTTTAGACATGTATTTGGAAGTCATTGAATTCTTCATCATTTAGGTAGATCTGCTATTTAGCAATTATGAATTACACCTGATAAAAGATGTTGTGCATACCATtcgtaggtttttttttaattttttttatttctactttttatttgtcTAAGCGGTCTATTCtcgtttgtttttgttttctttggtATTTATCCATGTTAGAAAAGAATTAAGAAGGCTAAATATTAAGAGATCTGCATTAAGGATTAAACTATTGCATTAAGCTTAAACAAAATGTATCACAttgatgttataaataatttgaatgattaaaaattttattaatgatgaaacataatatttatataattttttgttatgtttataGTGCCATGACATTGAATTTGCTCAAATTGAACAACAAGTAATTCAGGGATTAAAAGTTGGAAATGAATCTTTGAAAACATTACATGAggtaagtatttttgaaatattttttaaaaatttaaatcataaaaaattaatgtttttcaagcataaaaatgaagcaaaaataagatattttattgtttgttattttatattttatttctagatgCTTTCTATAGATGATATTGAAAGAATCATGGATGAAACACGTGAGGGTATTGAAAAACAACAAGTAAGTTGAAACTAGTAGTAAATTTCCATTCACCTAATTTCAGCCACAACCGGGATTAAGCATTAACTCAAAATGTCACTTTTCTGTTTGTACGAAAGTTGTTTTAGTGTATGTTTTGTGTTGGAAAATTATTGTACTTGGCACACTAAGCTGctctcattttatgaaaaatggcaaattttgttttttatttggaaaataactatatatatatatgtaggtgGTTCAAATAGTAAGATAATAAGAATTCTCTTGGTATGCAAATTCCATGTTTGAATTGAACTCTTTCTTTCAGTAGAAAAGACAATCACAGCATTCAAACATCacctttaaatagaaaaatttgtatcTTAGCTCTCTGAAATCTCATTAAAGATGCACTATTGATGAATAACATGGTCAGTGATTGAAatgcaaaatgttataaaattttttcgtTAAAAGAAAACATTCCTAGTAGAAATTCATCGCCAGTTAGTGAAAATTTACAGAGTGTGTGTAATGTCAGAAAAGGAGATATGGTTTGGTGCAAGAAATGTAAATCGGGCTGGACAAATTTACAAGACGAGCTAAAGTAAGAATGGATGAGTTCAACCTCCACAGATGACACTATACACCTGTCAAAGGttaatttgaatcaaatcattgCACCCATGTGAAGAAGATTGTATACAAATTCAACATCTCTATGGACAAGGTATTAAGTATCATGCACAAAAAATTAACATACTGCATGTATTCTTTGGTACCACTCGGATggcaaattttgtgaaaaagatGGTCCCTTCATGATATCAGAAAGGTTCATTTCTGCACCATATTGTTACAAGAGACGAAATTTGGATGCATCATCTGATCTGATATGAAAAGAGCATGTCGGAGCCAAATTTTAGGAATCTATTATTGTTTGGTCTTACAACCCTggccttgattttttttttttttttttctttctaaatgccGGTGTGGATAGATTTGTTTGCTGATGACACAAATGTTTCAACAACCATGGTGATTATGGAGAAACGTGATATATACGAGTGTATTTCTACCTccacagatttttatttcataagaaacttATTCTCTATGGGTACTTgctactttattttattgaacgcCCCCTTGTATTTTGTTTTACTGATAGTGATGCACATGCTTGAAACATGATATATTATACTTTATGATTCAGTAAAATTCCTGAAGTAAACTAATGAAGTGGAACAATCTGGCtggggaaaaaattaaacaatgaagaAACAATAAATTGTGGTTGTGAGTATTAGAAATAATTGCTGATTAATATAATAACAGATTTCAGCATAGAAGAccatactttttatatttaatcaattggAATATTCAGATTACAAATAATGCTGAAACAGTCATTTTATCTTTCTACCAGAACTTTTGCTTTTTTAGATTAGCACAATAAATAACTTTCTCTGTCAAAAAAGATTAACCATGAACTGATATCCTAATTTTTTCCCTTATGTTCAAGGAGGGGAGGGAGGCTacttctaaaacattaaaaaatatggcTGAAGttaaagcaacaaaaataaatttatattaattttgtttttcttttattaatgtttgacatgttaaataatacaataagaataaatgttgtatttgtacctttttattacaaataaaaaaaaaattatttactctgATTTTGACTTCATTTATGAGCAAGGACACAAAATCCAAATGTATATCTATTAGGgattcaatactttttaaagtgTACATTTTGTACTTTTAGGAAATTGATGAAATACTTGGAGGTAAATTGACTGATGAAGATGAAGAAGCTGTAATGAATGAATTGGAATCGATTATAGCAGAAAGCCTCCCAACACCTGTAACAGAGCCCATTGCTGGTGAAGGTGATAAGGTGCCTATAGAAGATGAGGAATTAAATCTGCCAGAAATACCCACAGAAGGTAGTattgaacttaaaaaatatattgaatgtaaaaaaaaaatattaattgttgcatttgtaaaaattagtttGCCATAATTTTTGATAATCACATTGAAATGTCATATGAAAAATCACACTGAAACTATTATGTTTTTCCTTTCTGCAAATTGTCATTTATCTTTCCATCTtgcatttaaattacattaaaataatcttattttattgatCTTTCTGATGGAACAGAATTcattaatgaatcaaaatgaaataaaaattagtaaaaattacaaaattcatttataaagtaattttactttgtctctcatttttttaataaaatgtaaaaacaatgaTGACAGGCtggtatttaatttattatcttgttattttaatagccatacacttatgctttttattatttaaatgaattttttctgtaGAATCGATTACCATAATGCTCTTAAAATGTCCaagtaaactattttttaataaattgtcatcTTTTGCTATACTgtgaattcattttcttattgtcTGTGTAAATTGCAGAGATAATAAGCAGACTTTTGTCactttttaacaatagaaaaactcacacatttaaatattagatataaagaggAAAGTTGCTTGAATTTCATCGCGACACTGAAAtatcttgttaaaaattatgtaagaatatatatatattttttatttttgaaattcaaaggaaaaaagatataaataatttggtatcataaaaaagataattgaaatggtttttaaaaacagtttaaaaaatgtgtttatatttttggaaattatcatgTGAAAGCACCAAAACctctcttaatttaaaattctaattaaaaatttgaaaaaaatattcgccttcttttcttttccattaaatttgGAATCATCTGGGCAAATATTTTAGCTCAATTACAcagatattctttattattaatagagattttttttttttaaatttatttctagaacCAAAGCAGAAGGTGAGGAGAAAAGAAGCACCTCAACTAGTCGCTGCTTCAtgaataacttgaaatttgcctTACCTGTTGCAAGTTCCAATGCCTGAGTTCTGGGAACTTGATGAATTGGACAATACTGTGATTCAGAATCTAAATGTCTTGCAAGCTAAATCCAAAGTCTGTGTGTGAATATATGAGATGATA comes from Argiope bruennichi chromosome 2, qqArgBrue1.1, whole genome shotgun sequence and encodes:
- the LOC129955046 gene encoding charged multivesicular body protein 6-A-like, translating into MGILFGKSKKKETRVTEQDKAVLQLKQQRDKLKQYQKRILNNLESERKLAKQLLQDGRKDKAKLLLRKKKFMEQMLTKTDGQLLNLEQMCHDIEFAQIEQQVIQGLKVGNESLKTLHEMLSIDDIERIMDETREGIEKQQEIDEILGGKLTDEDEEAVMNELESIIAESLPTPVTEPIAGEGDKVPIEDEELNLPEIPTEEPKQKVRRKEAPQLVAAS